One window from the genome of Dermacentor silvarum isolate Dsil-2018 chromosome 5, BIME_Dsil_1.4, whole genome shotgun sequence encodes:
- the LOC119453093 gene encoding uncharacterized protein LOC119453093, whose product MERGICALSFTMPKRKCGSSETWGGPRTKPSVLSANLRLAKSFFTGSSINYRTQCTSSEGRLCEVFRDLSLWNEFFWQVGLELRELSPGQLSLVEMHGAHVPLEMPEQKHEAATLLHRLLTLHHCIVSVDLNGYIFKGHHQLICDALRKSSSLRKLKLCLLTMNTHASQSFAGALPYLHNLRELECRQVHFDRTFLDGLSVFLADTSSLTTLTMSHLHIEREDAIVILQGLKRNSTITTLSLNTCILSPVSSRCSMMFADYLRENQTLRTLSVTSRYLKNVIELRLIIRALFHNNTLSELNLVRFSLDNENIQLITRLLSQNRTLRSFHMVGCVWYERAPQYGADAGMHHMENFGSVSSRIRPWLVALTENKTLDELTLDLSCFNPDECRSFFRALALNASLKKITVERLRRKDVAEICRALRETGMRERFFLGIHHVIQDPVATLTECKELSCISVDSTILHDFDPLHTTLCLLPSCNHVTSLCLRVSQELFNGKVSSLIAQYITGTTVLRELELTFFFDSGNWNAADRPERALVQALSVNKSIHRLFIGGLCFDDTETQMLADTLQSSRALCDLSFYPDDYKSAISLIRKLSPNFSSNYTLLGMRLSKRRELGGDWFTVADVVRRNFSLVMRASHFVMGTRHKYCAAAAELVHFNPGLVAKVQELASVDESEAVSRIKASLKTFSELDDFMRLAGVVKYGVTCHKRDDGQKQLVDLGRDCWLCIRQYLKVGDILDAQ is encoded by the coding sequence ATGGAAAGGGGTATTTGTGCGCTATCGTTCACCATGCCCAAGCGTAAGTGTGGGTCTTCGGAGACATGGGGAGGCCCGCGGACAAAACCCAGCGTACTCTCTGCCAACCTGCGTTTGGCGAAGAGCTTTTTCACGGGCTCCAGCATCAACTACCGGACTCAGTGCACGAGCAGCGAGGGCCGCCTGTGCGAGGTCTTCAGAGACCTTTCCCTGTGGAACGAGTTCTTCTGGCAGGTGGGTCTCGAACTCCGGGAGCTATCGCCGGGCCAGCTGTCTCTCGTCGAAATGCACGGCGCGCACGTTCCCCTGGAAATGCCCGAACAGAAGCACGAGGCGGCCACGCTGCTGCACCGGCTGCTGACGCTTCACCACTGCATCGTTTCGGTGGACCTGAACGGCTACATATTCAAGGGCCACCACCAGCTGATATGCGACGCGCTGCGCAAGAGCTCGAGCCTGAGGAAGCTCAAGCTCTGTCTACTAACCATGAACACGCACGCGTCGCAGAGCTTCGCCGGCGCGCTGCCGTACCTGCACAACCTGCGAGAGCTCGAGTGCCGGCAGGTGCACTTCGACCGAACTTTCCTCGACGGCCTGTCGGTGTTCCTGGCCGACACCTCATCGCTGACGACGCTCACGATGAGCCACCTGCACATCGAGCGGGAGGACGCCATCGTTATCCTGCAGGGGCTCAAGAGAAACTCGACCATCACGACGTTGTCGCTCAACACGTGCATACTGAGCCCGGTCTCGTCCAGGTGCAGCATGATGTTCGCCGACTACCTGCGCGAGAACCAGACATTGCGCACCCTGagcgtgacgtcacgctacctgaaGAACGTCATCGAGCTGCGCCTGATCATCCGGGCACTGTTCCACAACAACACCCTTTCCGAGCTCAACCTGGTGCGCTTCTCTCTGGACAACGAGAACATCCAGCTCATCACTCGGCTGCTGAGTCAGAACCGGACCCTGAGGAGCTTCCACATGGTCGGCTGTGTGTGGTACGAGCGCGCACCTCAGTATGGGGCTGACGCTGGCATGCACCACATGGAAAACTTCGGCAGCGTGTCGAGTCGAATCCGTCCGTGGCTTGTGGCCCTGACCGAGAACAAGACGCTCGACGAGCTAACCTTGGACCTGTCGTGCTTCAACCCCGACGAGTGCAGGTCCTTCTTCAGGGCGCTCGCGTTGAACGCGTCCCTGAAGAAGATTACCGTCGAGCGACTTCGACGCAAGGACGTGGCAGAGATATGCCGCGCCCTGCGAGAGACCGGCATGCGAGAGCGGTTCTTCCTTGGCATACACCACGTGATCCAGGACCCGGTCGCGACGCTCACGGAGTGCAAGGAGCTGTCGTGCATCAGTGTCGACTCGACGATCCTCCACGACTTCGACCCACTGCACACGACCCTGTGCCTGCTGCCGTCGTGCAATCATGTGACATCGCTGTGCCTGAGGGTGAGCCAGGAACTGTTCAATGGCAAAGTGAGCTCCCTGATAGCGCAGTACATCACGGGCACGACGGTGCTCAGGGAGCTGGAACTGACATTCTTTTTCGACTCGGGGAACTGGAATGCTGCTGACCGGCCCGAGCGGGCGCTAGTGCAAGCACTGTCTGTCAACAAGAGCATACACAGGCTGTTCATCGGGGGCCTCTGCTTTGACGATACCGAGACTCAGATGCTGGCAGACACGCTGCAATCCAGCCGGGCACTTTGCGACCTGTCCTTCTACCCCGACGACTACAAGTCGGCCATCTCGCTGATCCGGAAGCTGTCGCCAAACTTTTCCAGCAACTACACGCTCCTGGGCATGCGCCTGAGCAAACGCCGGGAGCTTGGAGGTGACTGGTTCACTGTTGCAGATGTCGTGCGGCGCAACTTTTCTCTGGTGATGCGCGCTTCCCACTTCGTCATGGGAACGAGGCACAAGTACTGCGCAGCAGCCGCCGAGCTGGTGCACTTCAACCCCGGACTGGTGGCAAAAGTGCAGGAACTCGCATCTGTCGATGAAAGCGAGGCTGTGTCGCGGATCAAGGCTAGCCTCAAGACCTTTTCCGAGCTGGATGACTTCATGCGCCTGGCAGGGGTTGTCAAGTATGGTGTGACTTGCCACAAGCGCGACGACGGTCAGAAGCAGTTGGTCGACCTCGGTCGAGACTGCTGGTTGTGCATACGGCAGTATCTCAAGGTGGGCGACATCCTGGATGCGCAGTAG